TGAGAAAATCTGTAACTGTCTCTTCAGTAAATTTTTCTACTGGCATTAAAATTTCTAACGCGTGATGTGAACTCGTTGTGAACGTAGACACCATATGGCTAAACAATTCATCATCATTTAAATGACTAAGCATGAATCGTTTTAAACTTGCTAAGTCGCCACTGGTTAACAATTCAGGTTGTTTTGCTATTTTTCGACCAGCATCACCAAAGCGTTCGCAGCCAATGTTTTGATCAATCAAAGTATCCGCAAATGCAGAAACGAGTTCTTGGCCACTTGGCGCCTGAAAGCCAATTGAGTAATTTAGTGAATTTTCTAATGCTACGCCATTATGTGGATGATTGGGCGGAATATAGACAATATCACCAGGCTCAGTGATAACATCTATCACGGGGGCAAAAGAAGAAACTTGCTTTAAATCTGGATGCGGCACGAGTTGTTCTAGTGAAGAATCTGGCAGTCCAACTTGCCAACGACGCTTGCCAGAGCCTTGGATTATAAACACATCATATTGATCTAAATGTGCGCCAACGCCACCTTCGGGTGTTGAAAAACTAACCATGACGTCATCTATGCGCCAGTTAGGCACGAATTTAAATGGACGTAGCAAGTCATTCGTTTTATCAGACCAGTTATTGACGGCTTGCACTAACAACGTCCAGCCTTGCTCTTTAAGATCTGAAAAGTCTTCAAATGGGCCATGGCTTACTTGCCAATCAGAAAAATTTTGGTGAGCAATAATGCGAGACTCTATCTCTTCTTCCATCGCGAGCCCAGCTAATTCATCAGCAGCAATGGGATCGGCAAACTGTTTGAAACCATTCTTAATGATCAGTGGTTTTTTCTGCCAGTATTCTTTAAGAAATAATTCAGGGGTTAAGTCGCCCCAATTAAGTTCATACATATTTTTTTCTCAATAAAAAAGGGATTCAAAAGAACCCCTTTATTGTTGGCAACGGTGGCGAATTAGTCCAGTTCA
This window of the Thalassotalea atypica genome carries:
- a CDS encoding cupin domain-containing protein produces the protein MYELNWGDLTPELFLKEYWQKKPLIIKNGFKQFADPIAADELAGLAMEEEIESRIIAHQNFSDWQVSHGPFEDFSDLKEQGWTLLVQAVNNWSDKTNDLLRPFKFVPNWRIDDVMVSFSTPEGGVGAHLDQYDVFIIQGSGKRRWQVGLPDSSLEQLVPHPDLKQVSSFAPVIDVITEPGDIVYIPPNHPHNGVALENSLNYSIGFQAPSGQELVSAFADTLIDQNIGCERFGDAGRKIAKQPELLTSGDLASLKRFMLSHLNDDELFSHMVSTFTTSSHHALEILMPVEKFTEETVTDFLNTDGILVRPVLGLKSLINQQNNCLYINGDQIVLDSDTKALGLLLAQNATMTTEKLKSFSDCLKNVQMLTTVLNMGYWYID